A portion of the Canis lupus baileyi chromosome 6, mCanLup2.hap1, whole genome shotgun sequence genome contains these proteins:
- the SELP gene encoding P-selectin isoform X2, protein MASCLKAIRNWRFQRVIFTSAKLLCFSVLIFELIKQKEVAGWTYNYSTKAYSWNYSRIFCQKHYTDLVAIQNKKEIAYLNDVIPYYNSYYWIGIRKINDKWTWVGTQKPLTEEAENWAENEPNNKKNNQDCVEIYIKSLSAPGKWNDEPCWKRKRALCYTASCQDMSCSKQGECIETIGNYTCSCFPGFYGSECEYVRECGNFDLPQHVLMNCSHPLGNFSFNSECSFYCTEGYELNGPSKLECLASGTWTNKPPRCVATQCPPLKTPEQGSMNCLHSVEAFQYQSSCHFSCEEGFALVGPEVVQCTASGMWTAAAPVCEVVQCPLLEAPSKGTMDCVHPLAAFAYGSRCKFECEPGYQARGWASLHCTRSGQWTAPPPACEAVACGPLKSPVHGSMDCSPSSRAFQYNTSCRFHCAEGFRLEGADLVQCTDLGQWTAPAPACQALQCQDLLAPNKAQVNCSHPFGAFRYQSTCSFTCDEGLLLVGASMLQCSGTGNWSAPPPECQAMSCTPLLSPHNGTMSCVQPLGNSSYRSTCRFTCNEGFSLSGPEILDCTPSGHWTGSSPTCEAIRCPELFAPERGSLACSDTHKEFSVGSTCHFSCNRGFKLEGFNNVECTALGKWTAPAPICKGIVSAPTSKVQCPALITPEQGTVSCRHHLGTFGLNTTCYFGCKAGFILMGDSALRCRPSGKWTAGTPTCQAIKCPELHIIEPGVMNCSNPWGNFSYGSTCSFHCPEGQLLNGSARTACQENGQWSTPMPACKAGPLAIQESLTYFGGAVASAIGLMTCGTLLALLRKRFRQKDDGESPLNPHSHLGTYGVFTNAAFDPTP, encoded by the exons GCCAGCTGCCTAAAAGCCATTAGGAACTGGAGATTTCAGAGAGTGATCTTCACAAGTGCCAAACTCCTTTGCTTCAGTGTCCTGATTTTTG AATTAATAAAGCAGAAAGAAGTGGCAGGATGGACCTATAATTACAGCACGAAAGCGTATTCATGGAATTATTCCCGGATTTTCTGCCAGAAGCACTACACAGATTTAGTGGCCatccagaataaaaaagaaattgcttaCCTCAATGATGTCATACCTTACTACAACTCCTACTACTGGATTGGGATCCGAAAGATCAATGATAAATGGACCTGGGTGGGAACCCAAAAGCCTCTCACCGAAGAGGCCGAGAACTGGGCTGAAAATGAgcccaacaacaaaaagaacaatcAGGACTGTGTGGAGATCTACATCAAGAGCTTGTCGGCCCCTGGCAAGTGGAATGATGAGCCCTGCTGGAAAAGGAAGCGGGCGCTATGCTATACAG CCTCCTGCCAGGACATGTCCTGTAGCAAGCAAGGAGAGTGCATTGAGACCATCGGGAACTACACCTGCTCCTGTTTCCCCGGATTCTATGGATCAGAATGTGAATATG TCAGAGAGTGTGGGAATTTTGATCTTCCACAGCATGTGCTCATGAACTGCAGCCACCCTCTAGGAAACTTCTCTTTCAATTCAGAGTGCAGCTTCTACTGCACTGAAGGGTACGAATTGAATGGACCCAGCAAGCTGGAATGCTTGGCTTCTGGAACCTGGACAAATAAGCCACCACGATGTGTAG CTACCCAGTGTCCACCCCTAAAGACTCCTGAGCAAGGAAGCATGAACTGTCTTCACTCTGTCGAAGCATTCCAGTATCAATCCAGCTGCCACTTTAGTTGTGAAGAGGGATTTGCATTAGTTGGGCCAGAGGTGGTACAGTGCACGGCCTCAGGGATGTGGACGGCTGCAGCCCCAGTGTGTGAAG TTGTGCAGTGTCCACTCCTGGAAGCCCCTAGCAAAGGAACCATGGACTGTGTTCATCCCCTCGCTGCCTTTGCGTATGGCTCCAGATGCAAATTTGAATGTGAACCAGGTTATCAAGCGAGGGGCTGGGCCTCACTCCACTGCACTCGCTCTGGCCAGTGGACTGCACCCCCACCAGCCTGTGAGG CTGTTGCCTGTGGGCCACTGAAGAGTCCTGTTCATGGAAGCATGGATTGCTCCCCATCCTCGAGAGCATTTCAGTACAACACCAGCTGTCGCTTCCATTGTGCTGAGGGTTTCAGGCTGGAAGGAGCTGACCTAGTCCAGTGTACTGACTTGGGACAGTGGACAGCACCAGCCCCTGCCTGTCAAG CTCTGCAGTGCCAGGATCTTCTGGCTCCAAACAAGGCCCAGGTGAACTGCTCCCACCCATTTGGTGCCTTTAGGTACCAATCAACCTGCAGCTTCACCTGTGATGAAGGCTTACTCCTGGTGGGAGCAAGCATGCTGCAATGCTCGGGTACAGGGAACTGGAGTGCTCCTCCCCCAGAATGTCAAG CCATGAGCTGCACACCTCTGCTAAGCCCTCACAATGGAACAATGAGCTGTGTCCAGCCTCTTGGAAATTCCAGTTATAGGTCCACATGTCGATTCACCTGTAATGAAGGATTCTCTTTATCTGGACCAGAAATATTGGATTGTACTCCATCTGGACATTGGACAGGCTCCTCACCAACATGTGAAG CCATCAGATGCCCAGAATTATTTGCTCCAGAGCGAGGAAGCCTGGCTTGTTCTGACACTCATAAGGAATTCAGCGTTGGCTCCACCTGTCATTTCTCCTGTAACAGGGGCTTTAAGCTGGAGGGATTCAATAATGTTGAATGCACAGCTTTGGGAAAATGGACAGCACCTGCACCAATCTGCAAAG GCATAGTGTCAGCTCCTACTTCAAAGGTTCAGTGTCCAGCCCTCATCACTCCAGAGCAAGGAACAGTGTCCTGTAGGCACCATCTGGGAACCTTTGGTCTGAATACCACTTGCTACTTTGGATGCAAAGCTGGATTCATACTCATGGGAGACAGTGCTCTCAGATGCAGACCTTCAGGAAAATGGACAGCAGGAACGCCAACATGCCAAG CTATCAAATGCCCTGAGCTGCATATTATTGAGCCAGGCGTGATGAACTGCTCCAATCCTTGGGGAAATTTCAGCTATGGATCAACCTGTAGCTTCCATTGTCCGGAGGGCCAGTTACTTAATGGATCAGCGAGAACAGCATGCCAAGAGAATGGCCAATGGTCAACTCCCATGCCAGCCTGCAAAG CAGGGCCATTGGCAATCCAAGAATCCCTGACTTACTTTGGTGGAGCAGTGGCTTCTGCAATAGGTTTGATGACATGTGGGACACTCCTGGCTCTGCTAAGAAAGCGCTTCAGACAAAAAG
- the SELP gene encoding P-selectin isoform X1 — MASCLKAIRNWRFQRVIFTSAKLLCFSVLIFELIKQKEVAGWTYNYSTKAYSWNYSRIFCQKHYTDLVAIQNKKEIAYLNDVIPYYNSYYWIGIRKINDKWTWVGTQKPLTEEAENWAENEPNNKKNNQDCVEIYIKSLSAPGKWNDEPCWKRKRALCYTASCQDMSCSKQGECIETIGNYTCSCFPGFYGSECEYVRECGNFDLPQHVLMNCSHPLGNFSFNSECSFYCTEGYELNGPSKLECLASGTWTNKPPRCVATQCPPLKTPEQGSMNCLHSVEAFQYQSSCHFSCEEGFALVGPEVVQCTASGMWTAAAPVCEVVQCPLLEAPSKGTMDCVHPLAAFAYGSRCKFECEPGYQARGWASLHCTRSGQWTAPPPACEAVACGPLKSPVHGSMDCSPSSRAFQYNTSCRFHCAEGFRLEGADLVQCTDLGQWTAPAPACQALQCQDLLAPNKAQVNCSHPFGAFRYQSTCSFTCDEGLLLVGASMLQCSGTGNWSAPPPECQAMSCTPLLSPHNGTMSCVQPLGNSSYRSTCRFTCNEGFSLSGPEILDCTPSGHWTGSSPTCEAIRCPELFAPERGSLACSDTHKEFSVGSTCHFSCNRGFKLEGFNNVECTALGKWTAPAPICKAGIVSAPTSKVQCPALITPEQGTVSCRHHLGTFGLNTTCYFGCKAGFILMGDSALRCRPSGKWTAGTPTCQAIKCPELHIIEPGVMNCSNPWGNFSYGSTCSFHCPEGQLLNGSARTACQENGQWSTPMPACKAGPLAIQESLTYFGGAVASAIGLMTCGTLLALLRKRFRQKDDGESPLNPHSHLGTYGVFTNAAFDPTP, encoded by the exons GCCAGCTGCCTAAAAGCCATTAGGAACTGGAGATTTCAGAGAGTGATCTTCACAAGTGCCAAACTCCTTTGCTTCAGTGTCCTGATTTTTG AATTAATAAAGCAGAAAGAAGTGGCAGGATGGACCTATAATTACAGCACGAAAGCGTATTCATGGAATTATTCCCGGATTTTCTGCCAGAAGCACTACACAGATTTAGTGGCCatccagaataaaaaagaaattgcttaCCTCAATGATGTCATACCTTACTACAACTCCTACTACTGGATTGGGATCCGAAAGATCAATGATAAATGGACCTGGGTGGGAACCCAAAAGCCTCTCACCGAAGAGGCCGAGAACTGGGCTGAAAATGAgcccaacaacaaaaagaacaatcAGGACTGTGTGGAGATCTACATCAAGAGCTTGTCGGCCCCTGGCAAGTGGAATGATGAGCCCTGCTGGAAAAGGAAGCGGGCGCTATGCTATACAG CCTCCTGCCAGGACATGTCCTGTAGCAAGCAAGGAGAGTGCATTGAGACCATCGGGAACTACACCTGCTCCTGTTTCCCCGGATTCTATGGATCAGAATGTGAATATG TCAGAGAGTGTGGGAATTTTGATCTTCCACAGCATGTGCTCATGAACTGCAGCCACCCTCTAGGAAACTTCTCTTTCAATTCAGAGTGCAGCTTCTACTGCACTGAAGGGTACGAATTGAATGGACCCAGCAAGCTGGAATGCTTGGCTTCTGGAACCTGGACAAATAAGCCACCACGATGTGTAG CTACCCAGTGTCCACCCCTAAAGACTCCTGAGCAAGGAAGCATGAACTGTCTTCACTCTGTCGAAGCATTCCAGTATCAATCCAGCTGCCACTTTAGTTGTGAAGAGGGATTTGCATTAGTTGGGCCAGAGGTGGTACAGTGCACGGCCTCAGGGATGTGGACGGCTGCAGCCCCAGTGTGTGAAG TTGTGCAGTGTCCACTCCTGGAAGCCCCTAGCAAAGGAACCATGGACTGTGTTCATCCCCTCGCTGCCTTTGCGTATGGCTCCAGATGCAAATTTGAATGTGAACCAGGTTATCAAGCGAGGGGCTGGGCCTCACTCCACTGCACTCGCTCTGGCCAGTGGACTGCACCCCCACCAGCCTGTGAGG CTGTTGCCTGTGGGCCACTGAAGAGTCCTGTTCATGGAAGCATGGATTGCTCCCCATCCTCGAGAGCATTTCAGTACAACACCAGCTGTCGCTTCCATTGTGCTGAGGGTTTCAGGCTGGAAGGAGCTGACCTAGTCCAGTGTACTGACTTGGGACAGTGGACAGCACCAGCCCCTGCCTGTCAAG CTCTGCAGTGCCAGGATCTTCTGGCTCCAAACAAGGCCCAGGTGAACTGCTCCCACCCATTTGGTGCCTTTAGGTACCAATCAACCTGCAGCTTCACCTGTGATGAAGGCTTACTCCTGGTGGGAGCAAGCATGCTGCAATGCTCGGGTACAGGGAACTGGAGTGCTCCTCCCCCAGAATGTCAAG CCATGAGCTGCACACCTCTGCTAAGCCCTCACAATGGAACAATGAGCTGTGTCCAGCCTCTTGGAAATTCCAGTTATAGGTCCACATGTCGATTCACCTGTAATGAAGGATTCTCTTTATCTGGACCAGAAATATTGGATTGTACTCCATCTGGACATTGGACAGGCTCCTCACCAACATGTGAAG CCATCAGATGCCCAGAATTATTTGCTCCAGAGCGAGGAAGCCTGGCTTGTTCTGACACTCATAAGGAATTCAGCGTTGGCTCCACCTGTCATTTCTCCTGTAACAGGGGCTTTAAGCTGGAGGGATTCAATAATGTTGAATGCACAGCTTTGGGAAAATGGACAGCACCTGCACCAATCTGCAAAG CAGGCATAGTGTCAGCTCCTACTTCAAAGGTTCAGTGTCCAGCCCTCATCACTCCAGAGCAAGGAACAGTGTCCTGTAGGCACCATCTGGGAACCTTTGGTCTGAATACCACTTGCTACTTTGGATGCAAAGCTGGATTCATACTCATGGGAGACAGTGCTCTCAGATGCAGACCTTCAGGAAAATGGACAGCAGGAACGCCAACATGCCAAG CTATCAAATGCCCTGAGCTGCATATTATTGAGCCAGGCGTGATGAACTGCTCCAATCCTTGGGGAAATTTCAGCTATGGATCAACCTGTAGCTTCCATTGTCCGGAGGGCCAGTTACTTAATGGATCAGCGAGAACAGCATGCCAAGAGAATGGCCAATGGTCAACTCCCATGCCAGCCTGCAAAG CAGGGCCATTGGCAATCCAAGAATCCCTGACTTACTTTGGTGGAGCAGTGGCTTCTGCAATAGGTTTGATGACATGTGGGACACTCCTGGCTCTGCTAAGAAAGCGCTTCAGACAAAAAG
- the SELP gene encoding P-selectin isoform X3: MASCLKAIRNWRFQRVIFTSAKLLCFSVLIFELIKQKEVAGWTYNYSTKAYSWNYSRIFCQKHYTDLVAIQNKKEIAYLNDVIPYYNSYYWIGIRKINDKWTWVGTQKPLTEEAENWAENEPNNKKNNQDCVEIYIKSLSAPGKWNDEPCWKRKRALCYTASCQDMSCSKQGECIETIGNYTCSCFPGFYGSECEYVRECGNFDLPQHVLMNCSHPLGNFSFNSECSFYCTEGYELNGPSKLECLASGTWTNKPPRCVATQCPPLKTPEQGSMNCLHSVEAFQYQSSCHFSCEEGFALVGPEVVQCTASGMWTAAAPVCEAVACGPLKSPVHGSMDCSPSSRAFQYNTSCRFHCAEGFRLEGADLVQCTDLGQWTAPAPACQALQCQDLLAPNKAQVNCSHPFGAFRYQSTCSFTCDEGLLLVGASMLQCSGTGNWSAPPPECQAMSCTPLLSPHNGTMSCVQPLGNSSYRSTCRFTCNEGFSLSGPEILDCTPSGHWTGSSPTCEAIRCPELFAPERGSLACSDTHKEFSVGSTCHFSCNRGFKLEGFNNVECTALGKWTAPAPICKAGIVSAPTSKVQCPALITPEQGTVSCRHHLGTFGLNTTCYFGCKAGFILMGDSALRCRPSGKWTAGTPTCQAIKCPELHIIEPGVMNCSNPWGNFSYGSTCSFHCPEGQLLNGSARTACQENGQWSTPMPACKAGPLAIQESLTYFGGAVASAIGLMTCGTLLALLRKRFRQKDDGESPLNPHSHLGTYGVFTNAAFDPTP; the protein is encoded by the exons GCCAGCTGCCTAAAAGCCATTAGGAACTGGAGATTTCAGAGAGTGATCTTCACAAGTGCCAAACTCCTTTGCTTCAGTGTCCTGATTTTTG AATTAATAAAGCAGAAAGAAGTGGCAGGATGGACCTATAATTACAGCACGAAAGCGTATTCATGGAATTATTCCCGGATTTTCTGCCAGAAGCACTACACAGATTTAGTGGCCatccagaataaaaaagaaattgcttaCCTCAATGATGTCATACCTTACTACAACTCCTACTACTGGATTGGGATCCGAAAGATCAATGATAAATGGACCTGGGTGGGAACCCAAAAGCCTCTCACCGAAGAGGCCGAGAACTGGGCTGAAAATGAgcccaacaacaaaaagaacaatcAGGACTGTGTGGAGATCTACATCAAGAGCTTGTCGGCCCCTGGCAAGTGGAATGATGAGCCCTGCTGGAAAAGGAAGCGGGCGCTATGCTATACAG CCTCCTGCCAGGACATGTCCTGTAGCAAGCAAGGAGAGTGCATTGAGACCATCGGGAACTACACCTGCTCCTGTTTCCCCGGATTCTATGGATCAGAATGTGAATATG TCAGAGAGTGTGGGAATTTTGATCTTCCACAGCATGTGCTCATGAACTGCAGCCACCCTCTAGGAAACTTCTCTTTCAATTCAGAGTGCAGCTTCTACTGCACTGAAGGGTACGAATTGAATGGACCCAGCAAGCTGGAATGCTTGGCTTCTGGAACCTGGACAAATAAGCCACCACGATGTGTAG CTACCCAGTGTCCACCCCTAAAGACTCCTGAGCAAGGAAGCATGAACTGTCTTCACTCTGTCGAAGCATTCCAGTATCAATCCAGCTGCCACTTTAGTTGTGAAGAGGGATTTGCATTAGTTGGGCCAGAGGTGGTACAGTGCACGGCCTCAGGGATGTGGACGGCTGCAGCCCCAGTGTGTGAAG CTGTTGCCTGTGGGCCACTGAAGAGTCCTGTTCATGGAAGCATGGATTGCTCCCCATCCTCGAGAGCATTTCAGTACAACACCAGCTGTCGCTTCCATTGTGCTGAGGGTTTCAGGCTGGAAGGAGCTGACCTAGTCCAGTGTACTGACTTGGGACAGTGGACAGCACCAGCCCCTGCCTGTCAAG CTCTGCAGTGCCAGGATCTTCTGGCTCCAAACAAGGCCCAGGTGAACTGCTCCCACCCATTTGGTGCCTTTAGGTACCAATCAACCTGCAGCTTCACCTGTGATGAAGGCTTACTCCTGGTGGGAGCAAGCATGCTGCAATGCTCGGGTACAGGGAACTGGAGTGCTCCTCCCCCAGAATGTCAAG CCATGAGCTGCACACCTCTGCTAAGCCCTCACAATGGAACAATGAGCTGTGTCCAGCCTCTTGGAAATTCCAGTTATAGGTCCACATGTCGATTCACCTGTAATGAAGGATTCTCTTTATCTGGACCAGAAATATTGGATTGTACTCCATCTGGACATTGGACAGGCTCCTCACCAACATGTGAAG CCATCAGATGCCCAGAATTATTTGCTCCAGAGCGAGGAAGCCTGGCTTGTTCTGACACTCATAAGGAATTCAGCGTTGGCTCCACCTGTCATTTCTCCTGTAACAGGGGCTTTAAGCTGGAGGGATTCAATAATGTTGAATGCACAGCTTTGGGAAAATGGACAGCACCTGCACCAATCTGCAAAG CAGGCATAGTGTCAGCTCCTACTTCAAAGGTTCAGTGTCCAGCCCTCATCACTCCAGAGCAAGGAACAGTGTCCTGTAGGCACCATCTGGGAACCTTTGGTCTGAATACCACTTGCTACTTTGGATGCAAAGCTGGATTCATACTCATGGGAGACAGTGCTCTCAGATGCAGACCTTCAGGAAAATGGACAGCAGGAACGCCAACATGCCAAG CTATCAAATGCCCTGAGCTGCATATTATTGAGCCAGGCGTGATGAACTGCTCCAATCCTTGGGGAAATTTCAGCTATGGATCAACCTGTAGCTTCCATTGTCCGGAGGGCCAGTTACTTAATGGATCAGCGAGAACAGCATGCCAAGAGAATGGCCAATGGTCAACTCCCATGCCAGCCTGCAAAG CAGGGCCATTGGCAATCCAAGAATCCCTGACTTACTTTGGTGGAGCAGTGGCTTCTGCAATAGGTTTGATGACATGTGGGACACTCCTGGCTCTGCTAAGAAAGCGCTTCAGACAAAAAG